The window CCACAGCATCCACACCCACACCACGGCATCCACACCCACACCAtggcacccacacccacaccacagcacccacacccacaccacagCATCCACACCCACACCACGGCATCCACACCCACACCACAGCATCCACACCCACACCATGGCACCCACACCactgcacccacacccacatcaCAGCACGTGCACCCACACCACTgcacccacaccacagcacccacacccacaccacagCATCCACACCACTGCACCCACACCAcggcacccacacccacaccacgGCACCTGGTCCAGTGGTTCCTCTGCAGGCACAAACCCAGTCAGTCCACACCACAAGGCGCCTTTCTCTTCCTGACAGCCCCGGGGGGTGTGGGCGGGACCAGATCTATGGGCGGGGCTCACCGACCTCAGCCACTGGCCAGATCctggcctcctcccacccccacactgaGTGTTCTCTGGGAGGGGCGGGACACCCTGGGGGGCGTGTCCTCCTTGGATTCCCACAGGgcaggcccctccccagcagcGCCCCAGCCTGGCTTGGCCTCAGAATAGCCAACCTGGGCTTGGGGGGGGTTGCTTCCGTCCCCACTTTCAGGGCTCCCTCCCCCCCAGGGGCCCCAGACGCCCACCGCCTTCCCCGAATCTTCTGGGGAAGCGCGGATGCTCACACCCTCTGTGTGTGACCGCGTCCTCCGAGGCCTCATCAGGACCAGTCCTGGGCAAGGGCACAGAAGGCGCCCGGTTGTGGCCGGGACAGGAGCGGGGATGCCACGGCCTGCTCCCTCCgtagcccaggcccagctgggagGCCTCTGGGCAGTGCCCGCCCCCTGGGGTAGGGACCAGCAggggtccctgtccccagccctccaCACGCCTGGTCCAGGATCAGCCTTTTGCTCTCCTCACTGGTCCAGGAACGCCGGCCCACCACACTGGcgagggccaggcaggggccaccCCAGACGGAGCGACCAGGAAGTGGTGGCCAGGACAGAGGGCGGGACGGGCCAGGTCCTGTGCCCTCCGCTCTCCGGGCCCTGGGACAGGCTGGGCGGTATCTGCCAGGCTCCTGAGGCGAGGAGGGTCGTGGCTCCTGGCACTTCCCTCAGAGACAATGGGCACCCGTGGGCCTCCTCTGCGGTTTCCGAGGCTGTGGCGGACTCTCGCCAGCTTTGGGTTCCCGCTCCGGCCCCACCCGTCTGCTCCGAGCCCAGCAGGAGGCGGCCCCAAAGGGGACACTGGGAACCCCCCAGCGGCCCGCAGTGGCGCCCGGATTCCTCTCCCCGAGGAGGCCTCGCACCCTTCCAGCACAGAACCCCAGCGCGCACGGCTCCCTACCCCGCCTGGCCGCACCCCGGGGCTTGGACAACTGCTCCCCCACACTCCGGGGCCCCGCGGGCACTCCTAGGTTCGTTGCCGCGGCGATCCACTCGAGGTGGGCAGGAGCCCGCGGAGGCTGGGCCCGCGCCGAGCGCCCCTCACATGCTGTATAGGAACCCTGTGGAATGGGTGAGGGGCGCGCTGTCCGCCCGCTCTGCGTCCCCGCCAGGACTTCCCCGAAGAACGGTTTACCCAAGGCCAGGTTCACCCAAGGCCAGGAGGGGGCATTGGAGGACGTCCTGCGTGCGGCGCCCCCTCCTGACTTGCGCTAAGGACTCCCCGCCTTTCCCGTGGCCCCTCGGGGAAGGGTCGGCCAGGAGGGCCTGGGGCGGGCCAGCCAAGGGGACGCCACGCCTGTCACTCTTGCCGAAGCGCCGGAGGGGGAGCCCGCGCATCCTGGGCGCACCAGGCAAGAAAGGGCCCCGGGGTAGGCCGTGGCAGAGGAAAGCAGGGCCACGTCCGCCCGACCCACTCCGGCCCCGATCGGATAGGGAGCTGCGTACTCGGTCTGCTCTGGCCGCAGCCTGGCGAGGACCAAGGGCGCAGACAGACCTAGAGTGCAGAGGCGCAAGGCGGCGACTCGAGGTCCCTGAGTCCTGGGTGTCCCCGCGGGAAGCGAGAGGCGCCCGGGCACCGAGCGCAGGCAGGGACCCTGCGGTGCTGTCTGTGTGCGGCGCCGCCCCGTTCCCAACAACCCATACCGGCCGGGAGCGCACAGTTCGCGGCTCCCCGCGGCCCTCGGTCCCGCCCGGAGCTTGCAACTCCGGTGACCGCCTCGGCCCGAGACCGCGGGCGTGGTGCCCTCCCGTGGCCGGCCCGCGGAACGCGCAGGAGCAGCGTTTCCCTCAAGGCAGTGGGGCGCCGGTTGGGCCCGAGGCCGGTCTTGGGTCGGGCGGACGGGTGCCAAGCCGCGCAGGCGGATCACGGGCGGGGCAACTGCGCCCAATCGGATCCCTCGAGTGGCAACCAGAGGAAGAAGCCGCAGCAACGAAATCCCGGCGCGCGGAGGTCGCCCCTTCCCGATCCGGGGACGCCACGCGCCTCGCTGGCCGCCGCCTGCACCTGGCGCCCGTGCGTATCCGAGGCAGGGACGAGCCGCGCGCTCGCGCCCGGCCCGCACCCCAGCGCCGTTCCGTGTGCAGACCGGTGGAGAGACTCTTGGTGTCAACCCCGGCCGCCAGGAGTACAAAACGAAAACGGACCCAAGGGGGCTCGGCAGGAGCGGCGGCTGGGCCCCCGGTCAGAGCCGCCCGAGCCGCCTTCTTGCGCCGCACCACGTCCCGGACGGCCGGGCCCACGCAGAAAAGTCGTTGCCGGCGACCTCCGCTCGGGCCCGGGAGCTCGGCCGGCGCACactgccccggccccggccgtTCGCGGACGTCGGTTGCGCCCAGCCGGACCACGGCTTCCAGCGCGCAGCGGGGTCAGTGACAGCCCGGTCCGCGTCTTCCCATTGCTTGAAGCCACCCAGGAGCGCCGAGGCTTCATCCACAGGACGGTACCAGGGCCGCGCGCCCGCTCCGCAGGCCGACCTGCGACCGGCGGGAGAACGGCGGAGGGTGAGGCCCGGGCCGGGCACCGGCTACTCCTCGGTGGCCCCGGAAGGGAGACCTGGACCTCGCCCAGCAGAACGCGCCCGCGGAGGAGGCAGTGCCTTCGGCCCTGGGACAGGCCTCGCCTGCTGCCCACGCAGTCTACCCGTCGGCTCCCTGCCGCCGTTCGCGCCCTCCCCTCCACGCGCCCGCACCTGCAGCCCGCACGCCCGTGGCCGCCAGCCCGGGGTGCTCGGCGGGGCGGACTGGGCACGCCGAGCGCGGGTGTGGCCTCAAATCTGCATTCTTCCGGGCGGTAAAATATGTACTCGTATTTTTTCCCGATTCCCCATTAAAACCTTTGCCTAACTAAACTCCCATCGCCGGGATTTATTTCGTCCCGGGGGAGATAAATCAGGGGCGGATTTACGGCCCGGAAGGCGCCCGCCGCGCTAATGGGCCCTTCATGGAGTGCGCGGCCGGCGGGGGCGCGCGGCCGGCGGGGCGCTGGCCAATGGCCGAGCCGCGGGCGCCCGCAGCCAATCAGCGCGCGCGCCGCGCTGGGGCCCCGCGGTTATCAGCGCGCCCGTCCCGCGCGGCGCCGCTCCGACCCGGCCCggagccgcccgcccgcccgcccaccgccgccgccgccgcccccagccCGCGCCGCTCccagcccgcgccgccgccgcccgcaagGCCGTCGGGCCGTCCGTCCGCCGGGGCCGTcggcgcccgcgccccgcgcccgcctGGGCCGCGCGCGAACTTCCCgggccggcgggcggcggcggggcccggaTGGGAGcccgggccggcggcggcggcgcccatGGACGCTAACCGCCCGGGCGCGTTCGTGCTGGGCAGCGCGCCCCTGGCCGCGCTGCACAACATGGCCGAGATGAAGACTTCGCTGTTCCCGTACGCGCTGCAGGGTCCGGCCGGCTTCAAGGCGCCCGCGCTGGGCGGCCTGGGCGCGCAGCTGCCGCTCGGCACCCCGCACGGCATCAGCGACATCCTGGGCCGGCCCGTgggcgcggcgggcggcgggctcCTGAGCGGCCTGCCCCGCCTGAGCGGGCTCGCATCGTCGGCCAGCGTTTACTTCGGGCCCGCGGCCGCCGTGGCGCGCGGCTACCCCAAGCCGCTGGCCGAGCTGCCCGGGCGGCCGCCCATCTTCTGGCCCGGCGTGGTGCCCGGCTCGCCCTGGAGGGACCCGCGCCTGGCCGGCCCCGGTAAGTGGCCGCGCGGGGCTGCGGGCGGGAGGCGCGCGGGCCGCCGGACGCTCACCGGCCTCCTCCGCAGCCCCGGCCGGCGCGGGCCTGGACAAGGACGGGAAGAAGAAGCACTCGCGGCCCACCTTCTCTGGACAGCAGATCTTCGCCCTGGAGAAGACCTTCGAGCAGACCAAGTACCTGGCGGGCCCAGAGCGCGCGCGGCTCGCCTACTCGCTGGGCATGACCGAGAGCCAGGTGAAGGTGAGCGCAGCCCGGCGGGGTCGGGCGCCGCCGCCCGCATCCTGCGAACCGCCTGAGCGCGCGGCGCTCGGCCGGGGCGGGCAGAGGCCGGGGGCCCCGGAGGCGCAGCCTGACCGGCCGCGGCGCCCCCAGGTCTGGTTCCAGAACCGCCGGACCAAGTGGCGCAAGCGGCACGCGGCCGAGATGGCTTCGGCCAAGAAGCAGCAGGACTCGGACGCCGAGAAGCTGAAGGCGGGCGGCTCGGACGCCGAGGACGACGACGAGTACAACCGGCCCCTGGACCCCAACTCGGACGACGAGAAGATCACGCGGTTGCTCAAGAAGCACAAGGCCTCGAACTTGGCGCTGGTCAGCCCgtgcggcggcggcgcggcggacGCGGTGTGAGGGCGCCGCGCGCACGGTCCGGCCCGGCCCGCGCCGGCCCGCTCCTGTTTTCGGAGAGCGCCAGAGCGAAATCTCTTTGTGTGATCAATAAATTATTTAACACGCCCCCGTCGGAGCCGTGGCTCCCGAGGCTGCACCGCGTGTTTCTTCCGAGTCGGGCCCGGGACCCGGCGCCCGCGGGCGGCCCGCCCATACCCTGCCCCGGGTCCAGTCTCCCCCGCGCGCGGGGTCTCCGCAGGTCGGCCGGGCGGCGGCCTCCCCGGCCCCGCGGCCACAGCCCGCAGCAGCGCGGAGACCGGGCGGGACCCCGAACCCGGGGGTCGCGCGGGGCGGCAGCCACGTCGCGGAGAGCGAGAGGCGGAGCCGACAGCGCCGAGACGGAGCAGGGCGTGCCCGGCCCAGGGCAGGCGGTAGCAGGTACGAACCCCGCACCCGCCGCCCGGAACCCTCCCGTGCGGGGTCTGGAAGGGTGGGTGACCCCGCGTCCGCGCTTCCGCCGCGTTTGTGGGTTCCTTGCGGGCAGAACGTGTGACTGCGTGCGGGTCGGGCTCGCAGGAGAGGTGCGCGATGACCCGGCCCCCACGGAGAGACCGCGCTGGGTGCGCAAAGCCTCGGGGTTGCCGGTCCGGACGCCGGGCGCGTCGCTGGCTCCAGGCCCTGCCGAGGCGGGAATCGCGCGCCCGGGCCTTCCGGATCAGAGGCGCGCCCAGGCAGGGGCCGCTTAGCATCTCAAAGGGGCCCCAGGGACGCGGACAAAGGCAGGCCGTCGGGCTGCAGGTTTTCACCACGATCAATTTTATTGCTTAGGAACTGAGCTGTCGCTTCTCCAGGCCTTGGGAACGGAcatttcccccccaccccccggaccGCGCAGACCCGGCCGGCAGCGGCGGACACAGATGCGGCGGACACCGCGCGGCAGGCTGTGGCGGTGGCTGTCCACGCAGACGGGCGTCTGGACGCTGTAGTGTTCTTTAGTGGGATCGGTACAAGGCGCTGTCTCCCCAGGGCCGActgggcccctgtcccccatGGCTCACGGTTTACTGTAGAATACCGGGCACCATGAGACGGTAACGCAAGACACGACGACGTGGCTTACAAGAGTCCACGGGAGCTCCTCGTTCAGTCCTCGGTGTGGCACAGAACAAAGGCAGGGGCGCTGGAGCCCCCGGCCGCGCTGGGGCGGCGCGCCCGGGCTCGGAGCCTGCCTGCCATAGACGCGCGTGCATTCGTACTGCAAATAGATTCAGCGTAAGTTTTGGTAaggtttataaattattttaaaaagtatatatttatatatatttatatataaaaaccgGAAGCAGCTGCGGTGAGATTCGGACGCCTGGAGCGCGGCGGCAGAGCCGAGCGAGGCCCCTCCTCCGACGGCCGCGCCGGGTGCAGACCGTGGGACCGAAGGCCAGACGCCGCCGTCGGCTAGTTTTGGCAACAGGACCGTGGCCGGCTTGGAAACCCAGTATTTCTACCTAACGTCACAGGGACAGACACGACAGTGAGGTATGTGAGGCTTTTCCGGAACGGTCCGGAGGCTGAAGCGAAGTGTGGGGCCGCCGGCGGGCAGGTGGCGTGGCGGAGTCTGCTACAGCGAGCGCTGGCCCGGGACCCTGGCGCCGCAGAGGCCTCTCctgcctgtgggggaggggcagctggtcACGGGCGCACTCACACCGGGCAAAGCTGCGGAACGAGCGCTAGGAAGGAGCCATATTTACCACGTCACTGCACCACACAACACCTGTGCACACGTGCGCGAGGTTTACCTGCCCCGGGCGCCAAGCGAAAGGCCAGGAACACGGGCTGCAGCGGGGAGGAGAGGGCGGTcagcggccccgccccggccccgcccacacgCCCACCCCGCGCGCGGCCCCgggcggcgccggcctcatcccCGCGGTGCTGGGCGGTGACGTGCGCGACGGCCCGGGGACAACGGACTCCCAAGCGCGGGACGAGCCCGGGAGAAGCTGAGCCGCGCAAGGTCCTTGGATGCCCcagccaggggcggggcctgcgccgcccacccccaccctgcgaCCCAGGCGCTGGAGAATCGCCGTCCCCCCACCCAAGGCTGTGAGCAGGCTTTTGTGCAAAAGTAAAACCATGAGTTCCACTCTGCTGGGACTGTCATTTCAGCCTCCCCGCCCAGCGGCCTGAGTTTGGAATTTCATTGACATCTAGTTAAATGCGCgccgcctgcagccccagccccgcccccgcctggcccctgcccggcccctgccccaccgCCCGCCCTGGCTACGTcaccttgtggtctcccatgcagacgcTGGGCCCGATGTGGTCGTAGGTGACCACTTTGTCCTCACTCTCCGACTGGGAAAAGCAAGCAGAGAGGGGCCGGTGTCGGGGGCTGGGTCGCAAGGAGCAGGGTGTGGGGGGTCCCAGGGACACAGTCTCCACCGCCCGGTGCAGCTTGCTTCCCTGTGGACCCTGCCGGGCTCAGAGCTGCCCACGAGAAGGGAAGGGTCCCGCTTCCCCCAgggcctcctcccacccctgctgggGCTCCGGcctcagggccctgccctgcccacggcTACTGCCACTTTCAGCAACCGGTGGCTCACCCACCCGGTTCAGATCAGGGCCCGGCTCTGCtcccctgctgggccacaggccCCAGAGGCCTTTATCTTGGGGCTCAGGGGCACAGGGCTTGCTGCGGGGAGCCCCAGGTGCGGAGGGCACCGAGGCTTCTAGTCTggagtgcagggtgggggtgggggtcactgGGCACCCGTCTTCCCATCTGTATTATCTAGAACAGCAGAGGCACCAAGCGTCACAGGGCTCTgggcagccaggaagcagagggagcccCGAGGTGCCAGGGTGGCGTGACAGACGGCACCATACAGGCGAGCAGCCTGCGGGGGGGTCACCAGAGTCCAGGTGAGGGCAGGGCCCTCCTTCCAGGGCAGCcaggtgtgtgctgtgtctgAATGGAAGGACCACACCCTCGGCCCCAAGGCTGGCTTCCTCGTGGGTGGACGCCATGGGGAGCAAGTGCGGGGTGCGGGTCCTGTGACCTCGGGCACCGGCCAGCCGATGCCTCTGGCCCCTCACAGCTTGCCGTCTGCCCCGTCTCAGCACCGCAGCCTCCACAGAGCTGACCAGCAAGCCCAGGCCGAGCCCAGCCTCATTCAGCAGGGCCGTCACAGCGACAGCTCACGGTGGCCTTTTCCTGGGGCTTCCTGGGGTGGGCCCCCCGCCCAAGCTCACTACAGACCCGTGGACTTCAGCCGCTGGCCTGGCAAGGTCCCCCCAGCCAGGGGGAAGGGCTCGGGCTGCCCCAGGCACTCCAGGGACAGTGCCATGTCGAGACCAGCAGGAGTGCGAGGCAGCCTGTGGGGCTCTGCCCTTGCTGGCTGGAACCCTCTGAGCCCCCTGTGCTCCAAGGCCCTGGGGACAGGTCTACCATGCAGGGCTGTGGTCAGGACCCAGGCTGGTGCCAAGGCAGGGGACATGGACGGGGCGTGCAGGATGGCTCACAGGCTGGGGGCTGGACAGAGGGGCTCCGATCACCCCCCCGGCCTCCTCCTGACCATCAGCCCATGGCACAGTCAGAAACCCCTGGTTCTGGACAGCAAGCACGGAGAGTCCACTTCCTCCTCCGCCATCACTCCCCTGAGGAGGGAGCTGACACAGCTGAGGCAGACGCTGGTCGCTTTGAATCCGGTcctttgttaaaatgcagatctgAAAATCCCGTGAAGTGAACCTCGGCGACATCGGCTCCTGTAACTCCAGGCCCACACAGGAGCTCCGACCACTCCGGTGTGGGTGTCAGCAGAGGGGTTAGGGTGCCCCATCGCCCTGCAGAGGGTGGGGGCTCGAGGCCCAGCTCCCTACTGGCGcggaccctggagggcagcaggcaaTAGCTccagtgcttggctccctgctgcccacaaggcttcagcccagcccaggtgaCTGTGGGCACTCGGGGAGTAACCAGCAGGCAGGAGCGGTCTCTCAGCTACAAATTAAGACGATGACAGACCTGTCCAGTGTGCCTATGACCTCCGCTCTCCTTTAAAATCCTTacaagatttgttcatttatttgaaagacacagtgacagagaagggggagggagaggagtctcccatctgctggttcacaccacaatggctcaggctgggccaggccaaagccaggagcctggaactccatcccagtctcccttgtggatggcaggggcccaagcacttggcccatctctgctgcttcccagtcacgagcaggaagctggatcccaagcagagcagccaggacttgaacgggcactccAGCGCGGGAGGCTGGccttgcaagcagcggcttaacccactgcaccacaccgcCAGCCCTGCACCCTCAGTGCAGACGAGACCGCATCTCACTGACAGCCACCGGCCTGTGTCTGGAGCTGAGACCCTGGTGTCTGCCAGAGGTGACTCGGCAGATGCTGGTGTGTCTGTGGCATCAGAGGTGACTCAGCACCTGAGTTCAGCTCCTCTCAGGACGAGATCAGGGATGCGGCTCAGGCCAGCCACCGGCCCACGCTCCGCCTTCCTCCCCGGCGCGTCCCCGCGGCTGTCACTCAccctcagcaccagctccctgGCAGAGGGGGACATGAGGATTCGGTCACACCACGCGGGGCACCGGGTGTTCATGTACTGCTCGCCCTGGGCACAGTCCTCGCTATACGGGtagctggggacagggaggcagaaggtCAGGGGTGCCCGGTGCCAGCCACGCCCATGTCCCAGAGGGAAGGCCACCCAGGGAGAGAACATGGCAGTTTCCAGAAGAGAAAGCAAGCGTTCCTGCCCCGCCGGGTTCCCGCACAGCGTCCTGTTGCCTCTGCCTGGTGTGGGCCGGTTTTTGCGTGAGCATGGTCTGAAGCACAGTGGGCATCCACATGGGGCGGCGGCCTCAGCCTTCACCCAGCTCACCTCCCTGTGGGGTCTGGGACAGCAGGCACCCGCCACCCACTGAGGCCCGGACTCAGGAACAGCCCAGCTGCCCATGCCATGGGCTGGGGCCCCGACGGCCCTCAGACCTGCCCGCTCCCTCTGCAGCAGTGGCCTAGCCAGAGGCGAGGGGGCCGCTGTCCactgctgctgcaccacaacgcagtCTGGATCGGGGGGCTACAGCCT of the Oryctolagus cuniculus chromosome 15, mOryCun1.1, whole genome shotgun sequence genome contains:
- the NKX6-2 gene encoding homeobox protein Nkx-6.2 yields the protein MDANRPGAFVLGSAPLAALHNMAEMKTSLFPYALQGPAGFKAPALGGLGAQLPLGTPHGISDILGRPVGAAGGGLLSGLPRLSGLASSASVYFGPAAAVARGYPKPLAELPGRPPIFWPGVVPGSPWRDPRLAGPAPAGAGLDKDGKKKHSRPTFSGQQIFALEKTFEQTKYLAGPERARLAYSLGMTESQVKVWFQNRRTKWRKRHAAEMASAKKQQDSDAEKLKAGGSDAEDDDEYNRPLDPNSDDEKITRLLKKHKASNLALVSPCGGGAADAV